The following are encoded together in the Streptomyces rapamycinicus NRRL 5491 genome:
- a CDS encoding TIGR03085 family metal-binding protein, translating to MSTHAKRERLLLADLLEGAGPGAPTLCEGWSTRDLAAHLVVRERRPDAAAGVLVKPLAARLARVQQEFAARPYEELLQLFRTGPPRMSPFALKQVDEAANSFEFYVHAEDVRRARPDWTPRELDPVFADTLWSRIERGARIFGRRSPVGLVLRRPDGRTAVARRGTPVVTVTGEPGELALFLTGRQDSARVELEGDKEAVAAAHEAGLGI from the coding sequence ATGTCCACTCACGCGAAGCGCGAACGCCTGCTCCTCGCCGACCTCTTGGAGGGCGCGGGCCCCGGGGCCCCGACGCTGTGCGAGGGCTGGAGCACCCGCGATCTGGCGGCCCATCTGGTGGTCCGCGAGCGCCGCCCCGACGCGGCCGCCGGGGTGCTGGTCAAGCCGCTGGCCGCGCGGCTGGCCCGGGTGCAGCAGGAGTTCGCGGCGCGGCCGTACGAGGAGCTGCTCCAACTGTTCCGTACCGGTCCGCCGCGGATGTCGCCGTTCGCGCTGAAGCAGGTGGACGAGGCGGCCAACAGCTTCGAGTTCTACGTCCACGCCGAGGATGTGCGCCGCGCCCGGCCGGACTGGACACCGCGCGAGCTGGACCCGGTCTTCGCCGACACGCTGTGGTCCCGCATCGAGCGCGGCGCCCGGATCTTCGGCCGCCGCTCCCCCGTCGGCCTGGTGCTGCGCCGCCCGGACGGCCGTACGGCGGTGGCCCGCCGCGGCACCCCGGTCGTCACGGTCACCGGCGAACCGGGCGAGCTGGCGCTCTTCCTCACCGGCCGCCAGGATTCCGCCCGGGTCGAGCTGGAGGGCGACAAGGAGGCCGTGGCCGCGGCGCACGAGGCCGGGCTGGGCATCTGA
- a CDS encoding polysaccharide deacetylase family protein, translating into MDGATSSQLLGFPPDARVLIVNCDDLGMHESVNVAVIDAIEEGIAGSCSLMVPCPGAPQALRMLRARPGIPFGIHLTLVRDADHLRWGPLSAKATVASLLDERGELFTAGRREELFARARPEEVEREFRAQIEAVADAGLTPTHLDWHCLADGGREDVFELTVALAGEYGLAVRVWLDGGRRTARGRGLPVTDHDFLDSFALDVDGKAARYAELLRALPPGLSEWAVHPGLDDARSRAAEPGGGWRVRHGDHAFLTSARARELLAEEGVVVIDYRPLQRIWSGGGRRDAI; encoded by the coding sequence ATGGACGGAGCCACGTCGAGTCAGCTGCTGGGTTTCCCGCCCGATGCGCGGGTGCTCATCGTCAACTGCGACGACCTCGGCATGCACGAGTCGGTCAACGTCGCCGTCATCGACGCGATCGAGGAGGGGATCGCCGGCTCCTGCAGTCTGATGGTGCCGTGCCCGGGGGCGCCGCAGGCCCTGCGGATGCTGCGCGCGCGGCCGGGCATCCCGTTCGGCATCCACCTCACCCTCGTCCGCGACGCGGACCACCTCCGGTGGGGGCCGCTGAGCGCGAAGGCGACGGTGGCGTCGCTGCTGGACGAGCGGGGCGAGCTCTTCACCGCCGGCCGGCGGGAGGAACTGTTCGCGCGGGCGCGCCCCGAGGAGGTCGAGCGGGAGTTCCGGGCGCAGATCGAGGCCGTGGCCGACGCGGGACTGACGCCGACTCATCTGGACTGGCACTGTCTGGCCGACGGCGGCCGCGAGGACGTCTTCGAGCTGACCGTGGCGCTGGCGGGGGAGTACGGACTGGCGGTGCGGGTCTGGCTCGACGGCGGCCGCCGGACGGCGCGCGGGCGGGGGCTGCCGGTCACCGACCATGACTTCCTGGACAGCTTCGCCCTCGACGTCGACGGTAAGGCGGCCCGCTACGCCGAGTTGCTGCGCGCCCTTCCGCCCGGGCTCAGCGAGTGGGCGGTCCACCCCGGTCTTGACGACGCCCGGTCGCGGGCCGCGGAGCCCGGCGGCGGATGGCGGGTGCGCCACGGCGACCACGCGTTCCTGACGTCGGCGCGGGCCCGCGAACTGCTGGCGGAGGAGGGCGTCGTGGTGATCGACTACCGGCCGCTCCAGCGGATCTGGTCCGGGGGCGGCCGGCGTGACGCCATCTGA
- a CDS encoding anthranilate synthase component I, whose translation MPRRAPQTQTQDAVTMDLETFRKLAADRRVIPVSRKLLADGDTPVGLYRKLAAERPGTFLLESAENGRSWSRYSFIGVRSAATLTERDGRTHWLGTPPVGVPTDGDPLQALRATVETLHTPRDLGGLVQLPPFTGGMVGYLGYDIVRRLEKVGEHGRDDLRLPELTMLLTSDLAVLDHWDGTVLLIANAINHNDLDTGVDEAYADAVARLDAMAADLVRPVATDPAALPDSELPEYTALWGGEDFMEAVDDIKERIRAGEAFQVVPSQRFETPCSASALDVYRVLRATNPSPYMYLFRFEGFDVVGSSPEALVKVEDGRAMLHPIAGTRHRGATPQEDAALGEELLADPKERAEHLMLVDLGRNDLGRVCEPGSVEVVDFMSIERYSHVMHIVSTVTGSLAEGRTAFDVLTACFPAGTLSGAPKPRALQIIEELEPSRRGLYGGCVGYLDFAGDSDTAIAIRTALLREGTAYVQAGAGIVADSDPVAEDAECRNKAAAVLRAVHAAGRLGR comes from the coding sequence GTGCCCCGCCGGGCTCCCCAGACCCAGACCCAGGACGCTGTCACGATGGATCTCGAGACCTTCCGCAAGCTGGCGGCCGACCGCCGCGTCATCCCCGTCAGCCGCAAGTTGCTCGCGGACGGCGACACCCCCGTGGGCCTCTATCGCAAGCTGGCCGCCGAGCGCCCCGGCACCTTCCTCCTCGAATCCGCCGAGAACGGCCGCTCCTGGTCCCGTTACTCCTTCATCGGCGTCCGCAGCGCCGCCACCCTCACCGAGCGCGACGGCCGCACCCACTGGCTGGGCACCCCGCCGGTCGGCGTCCCCACCGACGGCGATCCCCTCCAGGCGCTGCGCGCCACCGTCGAGACCCTGCACACCCCCCGGGACCTCGGCGGGCTGGTCCAGCTGCCGCCGTTCACCGGCGGCATGGTCGGCTACCTCGGCTACGACATCGTCCGCCGCCTGGAGAAGGTCGGCGAGCACGGCCGGGACGATCTGCGCCTGCCCGAGCTGACCATGCTGCTCACGTCGGACCTCGCGGTGCTGGACCACTGGGACGGCACCGTGCTGCTGATCGCCAACGCGATCAACCACAACGACCTCGACACAGGGGTGGACGAGGCGTACGCGGACGCCGTGGCCCGGCTCGACGCGATGGCCGCCGACCTGGTCCGTCCCGTGGCGACCGACCCCGCCGCGCTGCCGGACTCCGAGCTGCCCGAGTACACCGCGCTGTGGGGCGGCGAGGACTTCATGGAAGCGGTGGACGACATCAAGGAGCGCATCCGCGCGGGCGAGGCGTTCCAGGTCGTCCCCTCGCAGCGGTTCGAGACGCCGTGCTCGGCCAGCGCCCTCGATGTCTACCGGGTGCTGCGCGCCACCAACCCGAGCCCCTATATGTACCTCTTCCGGTTCGAGGGCTTCGATGTGGTGGGCTCGAGCCCGGAGGCGCTGGTCAAGGTCGAGGACGGCCGGGCGATGCTGCACCCCATCGCCGGCACCCGCCACCGGGGGGCCACCCCGCAGGAGGACGCCGCGCTCGGCGAGGAACTGCTCGCCGACCCCAAGGAGCGGGCCGAGCACCTCATGCTCGTCGATCTCGGGCGCAATGACCTCGGGCGGGTCTGCGAGCCGGGCAGCGTGGAGGTCGTCGACTTCATGTCGATCGAGCGCTACAGCCACGTCATGCACATCGTCTCGACCGTCACCGGCAGCCTCGCCGAGGGCCGTACGGCCTTCGACGTGCTCACCGCCTGCTTCCCCGCGGGCACCCTCTCCGGCGCCCCCAAGCCGCGGGCGCTCCAGATCATCGAGGAGCTGGAGCCGAGCCGCCGCGGGCTGTACGGCGGCTGTGTCGGCTATCTCGACTTCGCGGGCGACTCCGACACCGCGATCGCCATCCGCACCGCGCTGCTGCGCGAGGGCACGGCGTATGTCCAGGCGGGCGCCGGGATCGTCGCCGACTCCGACCCGGTGGCCGAGGACGCGGAGTGCCGCAACAAGGCGGCGGCGGTGCTGCGGGCGGTGCACGCGGCGGGCCGCCTCGGGCGGTAG
- a CDS encoding SDR family oxidoreductase — protein sequence MTGTGKVVLITGASSGIGAATARRLAADGHRVYLGARRTERLGELAGELTAEGGSAAYQRLDVTAADDMRAFVAAARERFGRVDVLVNNAGVMPLSPLEALKVDEWDRMLDVNVRGVLYGIAAALPVMREQGGGHVVNIASVGAYEVSPTAAVYCATKFAVRAISEGLRQESAGHIRVSLVSPGVTESELAESISDPSAREAMKTYRSVAIPASAIADAIAYAIGQPPEVDVNEIVVRPVASAQ from the coding sequence ATGACCGGGACCGGCAAGGTCGTGCTCATCACCGGGGCCAGCAGCGGGATCGGAGCGGCGACCGCGCGCCGGCTCGCCGCCGACGGGCACCGGGTCTATCTGGGGGCGCGGCGGACCGAGCGGCTGGGGGAGCTGGCCGGGGAGCTCACCGCCGAGGGCGGCAGCGCCGCGTACCAGAGGCTGGACGTCACCGCGGCCGATGACATGCGGGCCTTCGTGGCGGCCGCCCGGGAGCGGTTCGGGCGGGTGGACGTGCTGGTCAACAACGCCGGGGTGATGCCCCTTTCACCGCTCGAGGCGCTGAAGGTCGACGAATGGGACCGGATGCTCGATGTGAATGTGCGCGGTGTGCTGTACGGCATCGCCGCGGCCCTGCCGGTGATGCGGGAGCAGGGCGGCGGGCACGTCGTGAACATCGCCTCGGTCGGCGCGTACGAGGTGTCGCCCACCGCCGCGGTGTACTGCGCCACCAAGTTCGCCGTGCGCGCCATCTCGGAGGGGCTGCGCCAGGAGTCGGCCGGTCACATCCGGGTCAGCCTGGTCTCCCCGGGCGTGACCGAGTCCGAACTCGCCGAGTCCATCTCCGACCCGAGCGCCCGTGAGGCCATGAAGACCTACCGCTCGGTGGCCATCCCCGCCTCCGCGATCGCCGACGCCATCGCGTACGCCATCGGACAGCCGCCCGAGGTCGACGTCAACGAGATCGTGGTGCGCCCGGTGGCGAGCGCCCAGTAG
- a CDS encoding IS200/IS605 family element transposase accessory protein TnpB translates to MGELREVAAPFVVPGPAGVSIRCGLEGLTGQDEEVLRTVGGLLGSLASRDLKARCAAGLDHDSDQWARRKRVVTGQSSSRWAGSITKATHDQWALARRGQLAHIQHLRTSIDMIAFRLSLPVGAKGSKGSPGGYRSRQEWFAKARRLHLLQDRLERERADREAGRVRVVRGGKKLLRHRHNLQAARLTGTRWRERWEAGRWFLQADGESGKRCGNETIRVTPDGEVSIKLPAPLAGLANAPHGRYVLACRTGFRHRGEQWADRISANGAVAYRIHYDVERDRWYLTASWQNPPVRTMPLEAPRSGGLIGVDTNADHLAAWRLDPHGNPVGEPRRFPYDLSGNAPHRDAQVRHALIRLLHWARRHHLAIAIEDLDFTAEKTREKHGRRKSFRKLISGLPVSTLRARLVAMAAELGIVIVAVDPAYTSKWGAQHWLRPLTSKNRATTRHDAASVAIGRRALGHRIRRRTAPPHTHQSDGCRHRTAQAGHGAQGREESRPRIPGPRTRSDGAECGAKAADQYAQHRSGHTAGHGFWQQDPLPLSLQER, encoded by the coding sequence GTGGGTGAGCTGCGCGAGGTGGCGGCGCCGTTCGTGGTGCCCGGCCCGGCCGGAGTGTCGATCCGCTGCGGCCTCGAGGGTCTGACCGGGCAGGACGAGGAGGTCCTGCGTACGGTCGGGGGTTTGCTGGGCTCCCTGGCCTCCCGGGACCTGAAGGCCCGTTGCGCGGCCGGGCTGGATCACGACAGTGACCAGTGGGCGCGGCGCAAGCGAGTCGTGACCGGCCAGTCTTCCTCGCGCTGGGCGGGCAGCATCACCAAGGCCACGCATGACCAGTGGGCGCTGGCCCGGCGCGGTCAGCTCGCGCATATCCAGCACCTCCGGACGAGCATCGACATGATCGCGTTCCGGCTGTCGCTGCCGGTCGGGGCGAAGGGTTCCAAGGGCTCCCCGGGTGGTTACCGCTCCCGGCAGGAGTGGTTCGCCAAGGCCCGGCGCCTGCATCTGCTCCAGGACCGGCTGGAGCGGGAGCGGGCCGACCGTGAGGCCGGACGCGTGCGGGTGGTGCGCGGCGGAAAGAAGCTGCTGCGCCACCGGCACAACCTCCAAGCCGCCCGACTGACCGGGACGCGGTGGCGGGAGCGGTGGGAGGCCGGGCGCTGGTTCCTCCAGGCCGACGGCGAGTCGGGGAAGCGATGCGGGAACGAGACGATCCGTGTCACTCCGGACGGTGAGGTGAGCATCAAGCTTCCGGCGCCGCTGGCTGGACTGGCGAACGCGCCCCACGGCCGGTACGTGCTGGCCTGCCGGACCGGCTTCCGGCACCGGGGCGAGCAGTGGGCGGACCGCATCTCGGCGAACGGTGCCGTGGCCTACCGCATCCACTACGACGTGGAGCGTGACCGCTGGTACCTGACCGCCTCCTGGCAGAACCCACCGGTCAGGACGATGCCGCTGGAGGCGCCCCGGTCAGGCGGGCTGATCGGTGTGGACACCAACGCCGATCACCTGGCCGCCTGGCGCCTGGACCCCCACGGCAACCCCGTCGGCGAACCCCGCAGGTTCCCCTACGACCTCTCCGGCAACGCACCACACCGGGACGCACAGGTACGGCATGCCCTCATCCGCCTCCTGCACTGGGCCAGGCGCCACCACTTGGCCATCGCCATCGAAGACCTCGACTTCACCGCTGAGAAGACCCGCGAGAAGCACGGACGCCGCAAAAGCTTCCGGAAACTCATCTCCGGCCTGCCCGTCAGCACACTCCGGGCCCGTCTGGTCGCGATGGCGGCAGAACTGGGCATCGTCATCGTCGCCGTCGATCCCGCCTACACGTCCAAGTGGGGTGCTCAGCACTGGCTGAGGCCCCTCACCAGCAAGAATCGGGCCACCACGCGGCACGACGCCGCGAGCGTGGCCATCGGAAGGCGCGCCCTCGGGCACCGTATCCGGCGACGGACGGCACCGCCCCACACCCACCAGAGCGATGGGTGTAGGCATCGGACCGCCCAGGCCGGACACGGCGCCCAAGGGCGTGAGGAAAGCCGCCCCCGCATCCCCGGACCACGGACACGATCTGATGGCGCTGAGTGCGGAGCGAAAGCGGCCGACCAGTATGCCCAACACCGTTCGGGGCACACGGCTGGGCACGGGTTCTGGCAACAGGACCCACTCCCGCTCAGTCTTCAGGAACGGTAG
- a CDS encoding CU044_5270 family protein translates to MNAAGSGPARPEREREDAAYEDTAYDVYEGTAREELARLLPPVPAERDVPSAPYLHHKDRLMQHIDDDQNRTPAPARKVLRRLPRPVLLMPAAALALAGALAITFTGGGTSGDTTAQPRETATVLLDRIAGTAAKSDVQPVRQDQFVYVKSLTAGAEMKEDGSSKLEPRHEREVWMSQQVKRITKTGEIKENGEWGRMAELGGSPAGVHRPTYQWLASLPTDPDALLEELYRMASPDEDVEKAQAVFNRIGSFLGETVMPPENAAALYKAAAKLPGVTRKEDAVDAAGRHGVGIARVDKRSGEATEWVFDRDSLTLLGERSYLTRDVGAGKKGDVMEKTAYLKRGIVDHYRERPTS, encoded by the coding sequence ATGAACGCCGCCGGCTCCGGGCCCGCCCGGCCCGAGCGCGAGCGCGAGGACGCCGCGTACGAGGACACCGCGTACGACGTGTACGAGGGCACCGCGCGCGAGGAGCTCGCCCGGCTGCTTCCTCCCGTCCCGGCCGAACGGGACGTGCCCTCCGCTCCGTACCTCCACCACAAGGACCGATTGATGCAGCACATCGATGACGACCAGAACCGCACCCCCGCGCCCGCCCGGAAGGTCCTGCGGCGGCTGCCGCGCCCGGTGCTGCTGATGCCCGCCGCGGCGCTGGCGCTGGCCGGGGCGCTGGCCATCACCTTCACCGGGGGCGGGACGTCCGGCGACACCACCGCCCAGCCGCGTGAGACCGCCACCGTCCTGCTCGACCGGATCGCCGGGACCGCGGCGAAGTCGGACGTCCAGCCGGTGCGACAGGACCAGTTCGTCTACGTCAAGAGCCTGACGGCGGGGGCCGAGATGAAGGAGGACGGCTCCTCGAAACTGGAGCCGCGGCATGAGCGTGAGGTCTGGATGTCGCAGCAGGTGAAGCGGATCACCAAGACCGGCGAGATAAAGGAAAACGGGGAGTGGGGCCGGATGGCCGAGTTGGGTGGGTCCCCGGCGGGCGTCCACCGCCCCACGTACCAGTGGCTGGCGTCCCTGCCGACCGACCCGGACGCCCTGCTCGAGGAGCTGTACCGGATGGCGAGCCCGGACGAGGACGTGGAGAAGGCGCAGGCCGTCTTCAACCGGATCGGCTCCTTCCTGGGTGAGACGGTGATGCCGCCGGAGAACGCGGCCGCTCTCTACAAGGCCGCCGCGAAGCTCCCCGGGGTGACGCGGAAGGAGGACGCGGTGGACGCGGCCGGCCGCCACGGGGTCGGCATCGCCCGCGTCGACAAGAGGTCGGGGGAGGCCACCGAGTGGGTCTTCGACCGGGACAGCCTGACCCTGCTCGGTGAGCGCAGCTACCTGACGAGGGACGTCGGGGCGGGCAAGAAGGGCGACGTCATGGAGAAGACCGCGTACCTGAAGCGCGGGATCGTCGACCACTACCGCGAGCGGCCGACCAGCTGA
- a CDS encoding RNA polymerase sigma factor: MSDGLRARIRAGDREAFAELYESYARTVYNHAFRLTGDWSVAEEVMGDTFLDAWRTREQLEPGDGTLKPWLLGVATNKARNANRGIGRRLAFLARRPAPAPVADFADEAAGRIDDARRIAAVRRVFGRLRRGEQEVLALCVWSGLDYAQAAEAMGIPVGTVRSRLSRARARLRALADQRLAEEKKEPPHRRGEVQREAAFAALPFQEFQEDPR, translated from the coding sequence ATGAGTGACGGCCTTCGGGCGCGAATACGGGCGGGTGACCGTGAGGCGTTCGCGGAGCTCTACGAGAGTTACGCGCGCACGGTCTACAACCATGCCTTCCGGCTGACCGGCGACTGGTCGGTGGCCGAGGAGGTGATGGGCGATACGTTCCTCGACGCCTGGCGGACCCGGGAGCAACTGGAGCCGGGCGACGGCACGCTGAAACCGTGGCTGCTGGGCGTGGCGACGAACAAGGCCCGCAACGCCAACCGCGGCATCGGCCGCCGCCTGGCCTTCCTGGCCCGCCGCCCGGCCCCCGCCCCGGTGGCGGACTTCGCCGACGAGGCGGCGGGCCGGATCGACGACGCCCGCCGGATCGCCGCCGTGCGCAGGGTGTTCGGACGGCTGCGGCGCGGGGAGCAGGAGGTGCTGGCGCTGTGCGTCTGGTCCGGTCTGGACTACGCACAGGCGGCCGAGGCCATGGGCATCCCGGTGGGGACGGTGCGCTCGCGGCTGTCCCGGGCCCGCGCCCGGCTGCGCGCCCTCGCCGATCAGCGGCTCGCGGAAGAAAAGAAGGAACCGCCGCACCGTCGCGGAGAGGTACAGCGTGAGGCCGCGTTCGCGGCCCTGCCCTTTCAGGAGTTTCAGGAGGACCCCCGATGA
- the hisF gene encoding imidazole glycerol phosphate synthase subunit HisF: MTLAVRVIPCLDVDNGRVVKGVNFQNLRDAGDPVEMAKIYGEEGADELTFLDITASSGDRETTYDVVRRTAEQVFIPLTVGGGVRTPEDVDKLLRAGADKVGVNTAAIARPELIREIAERFGSQVLVLSVDARRCLEGTVTPSGYEVTTHGGRRGTGIDAVEWAHRAAELGAGEILLNSMDADGTKDGYDTAMIGAVRKHVTVPVIASGGAGKLTDFAPAVAAGADAVLAASVFHFGDLRIGEVKDALRDAGHPVR; this comes from the coding sequence ATGACCCTGGCGGTCCGAGTCATCCCCTGCCTGGACGTGGACAACGGCCGGGTCGTCAAGGGCGTCAACTTCCAGAATCTGCGCGACGCGGGCGACCCGGTCGAGATGGCCAAGATCTACGGCGAGGAGGGCGCGGACGAGCTGACCTTCCTCGACATCACCGCCTCCTCGGGCGACCGCGAGACCACCTACGACGTGGTCCGCCGCACCGCCGAGCAGGTCTTCATCCCGCTCACGGTCGGCGGTGGCGTCCGCACCCCGGAGGACGTCGACAAGCTGCTGCGCGCCGGGGCGGACAAGGTCGGCGTCAACACCGCCGCCATCGCCCGCCCCGAGCTGATCCGCGAGATCGCCGAGCGCTTCGGCAGCCAGGTGCTGGTCCTCTCGGTCGACGCCCGCCGCTGCCTCGAGGGGACGGTGACCCCCTCCGGCTACGAGGTCACCACCCACGGCGGCCGCCGCGGCACCGGCATCGACGCCGTCGAATGGGCCCACCGCGCGGCGGAGCTGGGCGCCGGGGAGATCCTGCTGAACTCCATGGACGCGGACGGCACCAAGGACGGCTACGACACGGCCATGATCGGGGCCGTCCGCAAGCACGTCACCGTCCCGGTGATCGCCAGTGGCGGCGCCGGTAAGCTCACCGACTTCGCCCCGGCGGTCGCGGCGGGCGCGGACGCGGTGCTGGCCGCCTCCGTCTTCCACTTCGGCGATCTGCGCATCGGCGAGGTCAAGGACGCGCTGCGGGACGCGGGGCACCCGGTGCGCTGA
- the hisI gene encoding phosphoribosyl-AMP cyclohydrolase: protein MTGSDRPSALDPALAARLKRGADGLLPAIAQQYDTGEVLMLGWMDDEALHRTLTTGRCTYWSRSRQEYWVKGDTSGHVQLVKSVALDCDADTVLVKVDQVGAACHTGDRTCFDADELPLGPQTGP, encoded by the coding sequence ATGACCGGCTCCGACCGCCCCTCCGCCCTCGACCCGGCCCTCGCCGCCCGCCTCAAGCGCGGCGCCGACGGCCTGCTGCCCGCCATCGCCCAGCAGTACGACACCGGTGAGGTGCTGATGCTCGGCTGGATGGACGACGAGGCGCTGCACCGCACCCTCACCACCGGCCGCTGCACCTACTGGAGCCGCAGCCGCCAGGAGTACTGGGTCAAGGGCGACACCTCCGGCCATGTCCAGCTGGTCAAGTCCGTCGCGCTCGACTGCGACGCCGACACCGTCCTCGTCAAGGTCGACCAGGTCGGCGCCGCCTGCCACACCGGCGACCGCACCTGCTTCGACGCCGACGAGCTCCCGCTCGGCCCGCAGACCGGCCCGTAG
- a CDS encoding OsmC family protein — translation MGRQHTYRATVRWTGNTGSGTSGYRGYGRSHDILGDGKPTLRGSADPAFLGDPECWNPEEFLLASLSQCHMLTYLSVCARDGVTVTAYEDVAAGVMEETAGHSGRFVEVVLNPVVTVADESMLERARSAHTDAHQTCFIANSVNFPVRHQPAVRVG, via the coding sequence ATGGGCCGACAGCACACCTATCGCGCAACCGTCCGGTGGACCGGTAACACCGGTTCGGGGACGAGTGGCTACCGGGGCTACGGGCGGTCGCACGACATCCTCGGCGACGGGAAGCCGACCCTGCGGGGCAGTGCCGATCCCGCGTTCCTGGGGGACCCGGAGTGCTGGAATCCGGAGGAGTTCCTGCTGGCCTCGCTCTCGCAGTGCCACATGCTGACCTACCTCTCCGTATGCGCCCGGGACGGGGTGACGGTCACGGCGTACGAGGACGTCGCCGCCGGGGTCATGGAGGAGACGGCCGGGCACAGCGGACGCTTCGTCGAGGTGGTGCTCAATCCGGTGGTCACCGTCGCGGACGAATCGATGCTGGAGCGGGCGCGTTCGGCGCATACGGACGCCCATCAGACGTGCTTCATCGCGAACTCGGTCAACTTCCCCGTCCGCCACCAGCCGGCCGTCCGGGTCGGCTGA
- a CDS encoding endo alpha-1,4 polygalactosaminidase, translating into MPASHAARLRRRWALASVVTAAAAAAAVVTVSMSSGASASEVALPPVHGGFDYQIGGAYTPPKGVDIVSRDRGDSPAKGLYNICYVNAFQVQPGERDQWPDDLLLRDSNGDLVIDTKWKEPLLDLRTAGKRERVADKVDGWIDGCADKGFDAVEPDNYDSYERSKKLLTTAHAKAFMALLSEHAHAQGLAIAQKNTAELLPDREAAGLDFAVVEECGEYDECGEFAEAYDDHVVVVEYGDEGFAKACEGWGDRLSVVRRDEGVSPAGEDGYVRETC; encoded by the coding sequence ATGCCAGCCAGCCATGCCGCACGCCTTCGTCGCCGCTGGGCCCTCGCGTCGGTGGTTACGGCCGCCGCCGCCGCGGCCGCCGTCGTGACCGTGTCCATGTCCTCGGGAGCCAGCGCGTCCGAAGTGGCGCTGCCGCCCGTCCACGGTGGCTTCGACTACCAGATCGGCGGGGCGTACACCCCGCCGAAGGGTGTCGACATCGTCAGCCGCGACCGCGGGGACTCCCCGGCGAAGGGGCTGTACAACATCTGCTACGTCAACGCCTTCCAGGTCCAGCCGGGCGAGCGCGACCAGTGGCCGGACGACCTGCTGCTGCGCGACAGCAACGGCGATCTCGTCATCGACACCAAGTGGAAGGAACCGCTGCTCGACCTCCGTACCGCCGGGAAGCGCGAGCGGGTGGCGGACAAGGTCGACGGGTGGATCGACGGCTGCGCCGACAAGGGGTTCGACGCCGTCGAGCCCGACAACTACGACAGCTACGAACGCTCCAAGAAGCTGCTGACCACCGCTCACGCCAAGGCGTTCATGGCCCTGCTGTCGGAGCACGCCCACGCCCAGGGGCTGGCCATCGCGCAGAAGAACACCGCGGAGCTCCTCCCCGACCGGGAGGCGGCCGGGCTGGACTTCGCGGTGGTCGAGGAGTGCGGCGAGTACGACGAGTGCGGTGAGTTCGCCGAGGCGTACGACGACCATGTGGTAGTGGTCGAGTACGGCGACGAGGGCTTCGCCAAGGCGTGCGAGGGCTGGGGCGACCGGCTCAGCGTCGTCCGGCGGGACGAGGGCGTCTCGCCCGCGGGTGAGGACGGCTACGTCCGCGAGACCTGTTAG